The Terriglobus roseus region GAGTACGGGTAGAACAAGCGGAATTCGAGGTACTTGCGCGCGTCAAACGGCTCGTACGGACGGTTCAGCAAGTAGCGCTTCCAGTCTGTGTCCTGTTCCTTGAGAAGGGGAACGACGTCGGGGCGGCGCCAGCGTGCGGGCTGGTTCACATTCCATGTGAGTTCGACCATGTTGATGTCGCCGAATTTTCCGGAGCGGATGTAGTCGTACGCGCGCATGTAGCTGGGCGTGGAGCGGCGCTGCGTGCCCACCTGAACAATCTTGCCTGTCTTGTGAACGGCGTCGCGGAACAAGCGAGCATCTTCCATGCGGTCTGCCGTGGGCTTTTCGACGTAGGCATCTCGGCCAGCGTTCACTGCTGCCGCGCCCATGATTGCGTGTTGGAAATCTGCTGTGGCAATCAGGACTGCGTCGACATCCTTGCGTGCATACAGTTCGTCGGTATTGCGGCATGTATCGATCTTTGTGCCCGCCACCTTCTGCACGTACGCAACGGCTTCTTCACGGCGGCGGCTCCAAAGGTCCGCTACAGCAACAAACTCAAAGTTCATCTTCTTCTGGTTCACCGCGAAGGCGGGAATCAGGGCGCCCTTCATGCGGTCGCCTGCGCCGACGATGGCTGTGCGGACACGGTCATTGGCGCCCGGAATGGCGGCGTAGCTCTTTGCGCTCCACGCTGCAACAGCAGCTGCGGCCGCGCCACCTACGATAAAATCGCGGCGGCTGGGCGTCATCTTCTTCGTTTCCGTCTGGCTCATTCGAAACGTCTCCATGCGTGCAAATCGTAACTATGGAACTGCGCCTGGCATTGTGATTGCTGGTTGCGCGTGCATTTTCGTTCGCCGCTTTTGCAGCGGAATCAAAACGTTTCACAGGCGCAAAACAGGAGTCTCGTCAGGCGAGAGGACTATATGGATGCCACCGCCCAAGAGTCAAGATCAGAGGGCGTAAGTCTGTCATCACAGGAAACACTCAGGCGCCCCCTAGACGGCCATCCTTAAGGCTGGACTAGGTTTTTCCGCGAACGCGAGGCGCTTACTTTAATGTGACCAGGATCGGTGTGTGATCGCTGGGCTTCTCCTGGCCGCGCGGGGTCTTATCGATGACGCAAGACTCCAGGCGTGGACGCAGGGCAGGCGACAGCAGGAAGTGATCGATCCGGATGCCACGGTTGCGCTCAAACGCCTGGCGAAAGTAATCCCAGTAGGTGTAGGCGCCGGCTTCCTCAGGATGGAGTGCACGGAATGCGTCTACCCAGCCCATGGTCTGCATGGCGCGGTAGCGTTCGCGCGGCTCGGGTTGGAAGAGGGCATCGCGAACCCAGTTCGCGGGCTTGTCGCAGTCGATGTCTTCGGGGATGACATTGAAGTCGCCGCCGATGATCGTGGGGATCGGGTCATCCTTCCACCGCATCATCTGGTGGATGAGTCGATCCATCCATCCGAGCTTGTAAATGAACTTCTCTGTGCCGATGGGATTGCCGTTGGGCAGATAGATGCAGACGACGCGCAGTCGCTTTCCATCGGGTTCATCCAGAATGGCTTCGATGAAGCGTGCGTGTGTATCTTCGTCATCGCCGTCGAGCTTTGTGGTCACGGTTTCGATGGGGAGCTTGGAAAGGATGGCTACGCCGTTGTAACTCTTCTGGCCGATGGCCACGGATTCATAGCCCAGCGCCTTGAAGTCCATCGCTGGAAACTCCAGCGTCTTCAGCTCCTGCATCAGCAACACGTCTGGTTGCTGTGCCTGAAGAAAGTCATGCGCATGCATCATCCGCGCACGGATCGAATTCACATTCCAGCTTGCAATCAGCACTGTCTCTTATCCCTCGCGTTTGTCTTAACGATTCTCGCAAAAAGCGAACGCAATACCAATGCGATGGCTCAATCGGTTATTCCTTTGCAGGCAGTGTTGCCACGAATGCCTTCGCTGCATCCAGCAGGCGTTTGCGCACCGCGTCATCTGCATAGACTGCTGCGGGCACACGGACCCATCCGTTCATTGGCTTGCCTGACATCATCTGCGTTACGCCCGGCAATGCGAGCGCCCATGCGTCATTGCCTTTGCCCAAGCGCACCAGCAGGTGTCCCACGCGTGCGCCGCACACCAGGTTGCCGCGATACATCCACGCCATTCCGCCGAACATGGCCTTGCGTGTCACGCGCAAATCTTCCAGCGCCTCTTCCACCATCGCTTCTAAGCCTGCATCGCGCGCCATGCCAACCATGATGGCACAACAAAAATAACTTCAGCCTTTATGCCTTTTTTATGGACAAAGCGAAATACTTTGGTTGTGGGCAAGGAACCGGATAGTCCGATCGTTGTCATGAAGTTTGGCGGTACATCGGTACAGGATGCGGCTGCGATTAGTCGCACTATCGAAATCGTCAATGGTCGTCGTAATCAGAAGATGCGTCCTGTGGTTGTTGTATCCGCCATGGCGCGCGTCACGGATCAATTGCTGGCAGCCGCGCATGCCGCGGTTGAAAACGATCTTCCCAAGGCAATTCTTATCTCCAACGTGTTGCGGAATCGTCATATTGAGACGGCTGCAGTTCTTGTTGGCAGGAAGCTAGCTCTTCTGATCCAAACGTTGGACAAGCTCTTCGATCAATTGGATAACGTGCTCACCGGCATTGCTGCGGTTGGTGAACTTACACCACGCACCAGTGATCTTGTGGTGAGTTTTGGCGAGCGACTCTCAAGCCTTATCGTGGCGCAGGCGTTGGAACATCGTGGTATCAGTAGCGTGCATGTCGATGCGCGAAACTGCATCATCACGGACGCGCATTTTGGCAAGGCGTCACCGTTGAGTGAAGAGACGGATGCTGCGGTGAGTGAGCATGTTCTCTCTGTCGTGAATGCCAATGCTGTTGCTGTGCTTGGTGGTTTTATTGCATCCGCTCGCAATGGGATTACAACTACACTGGGTCGCGGTGGGAGCGATTACAGTGCGGCGCTTATTGGTGGTGCGC contains the following coding sequences:
- a CDS encoding Gfo/Idh/MocA family protein — protein: MSQTETKKMTPSRRDFIVGGAAAAAVAAWSAKSYAAIPGANDRVRTAIVGAGDRMKGALIPAFAVNQKKMNFEFVAVADLWSRRREEAVAYVQKVAGTKIDTCRNTDELYARKDVDAVLIATADFQHAIMGAAAVNAGRDAYVEKPTADRMEDARLFRDAVHKTGKIVQVGTQRRSTPSYMRAYDYIRSGKFGDINMVELTWNVNQPARWRRPDVVPLLKEQDTDWKRYLLNRPYEPFDARKYLEFRLFYPYSSGIPDQWLVHQIDTVHWFTGYPHPRSVVANGGIYQWHDGRTNWDTLTAVFDYGPLDDLSKGFQVLFTSRQTNSAGDVKEIYYSNGGSLNMDTQKVTSEGGLKAGAAHAMNMKPNLLEDFSLGDVEKVSNEANTGSDPMTVANMLNWMECVRSRKTPNASIEAGYSHSIALCMCVASIRTGKKVTFDDAKQQVLAGGQPYV
- a CDS encoding TfoX/Sxy family protein — translated: MARDAGLEAMVEEALEDLRVTRKAMFGGMAWMYRGNLVCGARVGHLLVRLGKGNDAWALALPGVTQMMSGKPMNGWVRVPAAVYADDAVRKRLLDAAKAFVATLPAKE
- the xth gene encoding exodeoxyribonuclease III, which codes for MLIASWNVNSIRARMMHAHDFLQAQQPDVLLMQELKTLEFPAMDFKALGYESVAIGQKSYNGVAILSKLPIETVTTKLDGDDEDTHARFIEAILDEPDGKRLRVVCIYLPNGNPIGTEKFIYKLGWMDRLIHQMMRWKDDPIPTIIGGDFNVIPEDIDCDKPANWVRDALFQPEPRERYRAMQTMGWVDAFRALHPEEAGAYTYWDYFRQAFERNRGIRIDHFLLSPALRPRLESCVIDKTPRGQEKPSDHTPILVTLK